A region of Nostoc sp. 'Peltigera membranacea cyanobiont' N6 DNA encodes the following proteins:
- a CDS encoding non-ribosomal peptide synthetase translates to MEEIIINSTQSINNSALTEQELNKILVEWNDTRTDYSKHLCIHELFELQVEKTPENIAVVFKEQQLTYQELNHRANKIAYYLQSLGVEPEILVGICVERSLETIAGMLGILKAGGAYVPLDPTYPKERLSFMLSDSQVQVVLTQEKFVEGLTASGAKLVCLDSEWELINCQSQENLTSNATAENLAYVIYTSGSTGTPKGVAVPHRAVNRLVCNTNYVKFVPSNRVAQASNTSFDAATFEIWGSLLHGARLVIIPQDVVLSPQNFAAYICEQGISVLFLTTALFNQLASFVPQAFKNLQHLLFGGEAVDPKSVKMVLRNGAPQRLLHVYGPTESTTFACCYLVQDIPEEATNVPIGRPISNTQIYILDSKLQPVAVGTPGELYIGGDGLARGYLNRPELTEEKFIPNPFEDSAALASPQASAGGSRLYKTGDLARFLPDGNIEFIGRVDNQVKIRGFRIELGEIEALLSQHSDVQQAVVIAREDISADKRLVAYIVPNQKSDLSVTTLKSFLQEKLPHYMMPAVFVILDSLPLTPNGKVDRQNLPACDRTRPDLEESFVAPRNPIEEKLAAIWAELLGLDLVGVNDNFFYLGGHSLIATQMLSRVREVFPVELSFGQIFENPTIASLAQLLSQGNTKQHRQRLAIERIPHEGLLPVSFAQERVYFIQQLAPENSAYQFQAKIRFRGQLDVTVLHQCLDEIVQRHEIFRTTYPAVNGRLFQVINPHQPISFKVIDLQAFPESEQEAKAQKLCEAEVQQPFDMNQLPLVRWVLLKLSEQEHQLIHIEHHMAHDGWSFNVFLGELLELYPAFCAGKPSPLTEPCLQFADFAHWQREWVNTAEAQAQLTYWQQKLSGSSPLLELPYHRPRPTEQTYNGDQVRMELPSDLCESLRVLSRQAGATLFMTMLGAFLVILHRYTQQADISIGTAVANRRMQEIEKLIGMIVNNLVLRTDLSGNPTFRELLDRVRQVTLEAYANEDLPFDKVVDVLKPVRNLSYNPLFQVMFSFHDSAMPDLSLPGLDISLYEPLSNKSAKFDLDFLVIPRFEQSVQNGAKRGAKGITLVLEYNSDLFDAATIQQMLEQYQILLKGIVANPEQRISELPLLTQTQQQLLVEWNQTHREYSSIKCVHELFAAQVELTPDAVAIQQEDRQLTYRQLSDRANQLAHYLQSLGVKAETLVGICVERSLETIIGLLGILKAGGAYVPLDPAYPKERLADILEDTQLGILLTQERFQDKLPDYAGKTICLDKDWAIIAQQNTVNPISDVQLDNLAYIIYTSGSTGKPKGVMIEQRSLINFVITATHEYGINAGDKILQFASICFDTSIEEIFPCLLVGATLVLRTEPMLHSSDEFWRYCQQWKLTVLDLPTAYWHQLVAELTPKDSRIPESLRVVIVGGEEAQLEKVKHWHSSVAHFSQPLQLFNSYGPTEATVVTTLDCLTPAATSVSIGRPISNAQVYVLDRYLQSVPIGVPGELHIGGAGLARGYWQRPELTAEKFIQSPKLNRLYKTGDLARFRADGNLEYLGRVDDQVKIRGFRIELGEIETVLRQHSQVFQAVVIAREDIPGQKRLVAYVVPHEQQPNVDELRHFLKQKLPNYMVPSAFVLLEALPMTPNRKVDYRTLPAPNLSRSGEDKFVAPQTPTEERLVAIWSEILRLKQVGIHDNFFELGGDSILSIQVISRANQVGIQIAPKQLFQYQTIAELAAVAGITRQVIAEQGLVTGSVALTPIQQWFFEQKLPESDYFNQSAMLEVPPDLQPELLQKVVQQLLLHHDALRSRFVQEGENWQQFNVATQESVPFSVINLSHLSPEEQQTAMKAKDAEFQASLNLSTGAIARVVLFRLGNDRSGRLLFIIHHLVVDGISWRILLEDLATAYQQISRGEAIKLPSKTTSWQYWSDRLREYAKSKAISDELNYWLSESSLKVTALPVDYPANKENNTIASTATVSLSLNEQQTRALLQDVPSAYNTQINDVLLTALVQSFAQWTGERSLLVDLEGHGREDLFEDVDLSRTVGWFTTLFPVSLQLEETDHPGEVLKLVKEQLRRIPNRGIGYGVLRYLDRDETIRTKLQSLPQAQVSFNYLGQFDRVLTASAVLGLTQEFKAEQSLLNQRSHLLGVSGLIRAGKLEMTWAYSEKVHKRDTIEHLAFGFIEALRSLITHCQSPDAIGHTPSDFSAARLSQKQLDKFLTKINKKK, encoded by the coding sequence ATGGAAGAAATTATCATCAACTCTACTCAGTCTATTAATAATTCTGCTTTAACTGAGCAGGAACTAAACAAAATATTAGTTGAATGGAATGATACTAGAACAGATTACTCCAAACATTTGTGCATTCATGAATTATTTGAATTACAAGTAGAAAAAACTCCAGAAAATATTGCTGTTGTTTTCAAAGAGCAACAACTAACTTATCAAGAGTTGAACCACCGAGCCAACAAAATAGCATATTATCTACAAAGTTTGGGTGTAGAGCCAGAGATACTGGTAGGGATTTGCGTTGAGCGCTCCCTAGAAACGATCGCAGGAATGTTGGGCATCCTCAAGGCGGGTGGAGCTTATGTACCACTAGATCCAACATATCCCAAAGAACGGCTATCGTTCATGCTCTCAGATTCGCAAGTTCAGGTAGTGTTAACTCAAGAAAAATTCGTTGAAGGGTTGACAGCAAGCGGGGCAAAGTTGGTTTGTTTGGATAGTGAGTGGGAATTAATTAACTGCCAAAGTCAAGAAAATCTTACTAGCAACGCCACGGCTGAAAACCTGGCTTATGTCATCTACACCTCCGGTTCTACAGGAACACCAAAGGGAGTAGCTGTACCGCATCGGGCTGTCAATCGGCTAGTATGCAACACCAACTACGTCAAATTTGTGCCTAGTAATCGCGTTGCTCAAGCCTCAAATACTTCATTTGACGCAGCTACATTTGAAATCTGGGGATCTCTCCTGCACGGGGCTAGGCTGGTGATAATTCCTCAAGATGTTGTGCTTTCGCCGCAGAACTTTGCAGCATACATCTGCGAACAAGGGATTAGCGTATTATTCTTGACGACAGCCTTATTTAATCAGTTAGCCAGCTTTGTCCCCCAGGCATTTAAAAACCTACAACACTTACTATTTGGAGGTGAGGCTGTAGATCCAAAGTCAGTGAAAATGGTTTTAAGAAATGGAGCGCCACAGCGATTACTGCACGTTTATGGGCCGACTGAAAGCACAACATTTGCTTGTTGTTATTTAGTGCAAGATATTCCAGAAGAGGCTACAAATGTGCCCATTGGTCGCCCGATTTCCAATACACAAATCTATATACTAGACTCTAAACTTCAACCAGTTGCTGTTGGTACTCCTGGCGAATTGTATATTGGCGGTGATGGCTTGGCCCGAGGCTACCTAAACCGTCCAGAATTAACCGAGGAAAAATTTATCCCTAATCCGTTTGAGGATAGCGCAGCGTTAGCGAGTCCGCAAGCGTCGGCAGGGGGCAGCAGGTTATACAAGACTGGCGATTTAGCGCGTTTCTTACCAGATGGCAATATTGAGTTTATTGGGCGAGTTGATAATCAAGTGAAGATTCGCGGCTTTCGCATTGAACTGGGAGAAATTGAGGCGCTTTTGAGTCAACACTCGGATGTGCAGCAGGCTGTGGTAATTGCTCGTGAAGATATCTCAGCTGATAAGCGTCTTGTTGCCTATATTGTTCCTAATCAAAAATCCGATCTGAGCGTCACTACCCTCAAAAGCTTTCTTCAAGAAAAACTGCCCCATTACATGATGCCAGCAGTTTTTGTGATTCTCGACTCCTTGCCCCTTACTCCCAATGGTAAAGTCGATCGGCAGAATCTTCCAGCTTGCGATCGCACCCGCCCCGATCTTGAAGAAAGCTTTGTTGCACCTCGTAACCCAATTGAGGAAAAGTTAGCTGCGATTTGGGCTGAATTACTAGGGCTTGATTTGGTTGGAGTCAATGATAATTTTTTCTATCTGGGTGGACATTCGCTAATTGCAACTCAGATGCTTTCTCGCGTGCGCGAAGTTTTCCCAGTCGAGTTATCCTTTGGGCAAATCTTTGAAAACCCCACGATCGCAAGTTTAGCCCAACTGCTCAGCCAAGGTAACACAAAACAACATAGGCAACGTCTAGCCATAGAACGAATTCCCCATGAAGGACTATTGCCAGTTTCCTTTGCTCAAGAGCGAGTGTACTTCATCCAGCAATTAGCGCCGGAAAATAGTGCTTACCAATTCCAAGCAAAGATCCGATTTCGAGGGCAGCTTGATGTCACAGTCTTACATCAGTGTCTCGATGAAATTGTGCAGCGTCATGAAATCTTCCGCACCACTTACCCGGCGGTAAATGGTAGGCTATTTCAGGTCATTAACCCACACCAACCCATCAGTTTTAAAGTAATTGACCTCCAGGCATTCCCGGAATCTGAGCAAGAAGCCAAGGCTCAAAAGCTATGTGAGGCAGAAGTGCAGCAGCCCTTTGATATGAATCAACTACCCCTGGTGAGGTGGGTTTTATTGAAGTTGAGCGAACAAGAACATCAATTGATCCATATTGAGCATCACATGGCTCATGATGGTTGGTCATTCAATGTGTTTTTGGGGGAGTTACTGGAACTTTATCCAGCCTTCTGTGCGGGTAAACCTTCCCCACTAACTGAACCATGCTTGCAGTTTGCAGACTTCGCTCATTGGCAGCGTGAATGGGTGAATACCGCAGAAGCCCAAGCCCAATTAACCTATTGGCAACAAAAGTTATCAGGTAGTTCGCCTCTGTTGGAATTACCATACCATCGCCCGCGACCAACGGAGCAAACTTACAATGGCGATCAAGTCAGAATGGAACTTCCCAGCGATTTGTGCGAATCCCTGAGAGTTCTGAGTCGTCAAGCTGGTGCAACTTTATTTATGACGATGCTGGGAGCTTTTCTGGTCATCTTGCACAGATACACCCAACAAGCCGATATTAGCATCGGGACTGCGGTTGCCAATCGCCGGATGCAGGAGATTGAAAAGTTAATTGGCATGATTGTCAATAACTTGGTGTTACGCACCGATTTATCAGGGAATCCCACATTTCGGGAATTACTCGACCGGGTGCGGCAGGTGACACTCGAAGCTTACGCGAATGAGGACTTACCCTTTGATAAAGTGGTGGACGTTCTCAAACCAGTACGCAACTTGAGTTACAATCCCCTGTTTCAAGTGATGTTCAGCTTCCATGATTCCGCCATGCCAGATTTGAGTCTCCCAGGTTTGGACATCAGCTTGTATGAACCACTCAGTAATAAATCTGCAAAGTTCGATCTAGATTTCCTCGTCATACCGCGTTTTGAGCAAAGCGTGCAGAACGGTGCTAAAAGGGGAGCAAAAGGAATCACCCTAGTTTTAGAATACAATAGCGATCTTTTTGATGCTGCCACAATCCAACAAATGCTAGAGCAGTATCAAATATTACTAAAAGGAATTGTGGCGAATCCAGAGCAGCGAATTTCCGAATTACCATTGCTAACGCAGACTCAGCAGCAATTATTGGTGGAATGGAATCAAACTCACCGAGAGTATTCTTCAATCAAATGTGTGCATGAGTTATTTGCAGCCCAAGTGGAGTTAACTCCCGATGCTGTGGCGATTCAGCAAGAAGATCGACAACTAACTTACCGCCAATTGAGCGATCGCGCCAATCAATTAGCCCACTATCTCCAAAGTTTGGGAGTCAAAGCAGAAACGCTGGTTGGTATCTGCGTTGAGCGCTCCCTAGAAACCATCATCGGCTTACTCGGCATTCTCAAAGCTGGGGGTGCTTATGTTCCCCTCGACCCTGCTTATCCCAAAGAGCGATTAGCTGATATTCTTGAAGATACGCAATTAGGTATTTTGCTGACTCAAGAAAGATTCCAGGACAAACTGCCAGATTATGCCGGAAAAACGATTTGTTTAGATAAAGACTGGGCAATAATTGCTCAACAAAATACTGTCAACCCGATTAGCGACGTTCAACTCGATAACCTCGCCTATATTATTTATACCTCTGGCTCTACGGGTAAACCCAAGGGCGTAATGATTGAACAGCGATCGCTAATAAATTTCGTCATCACCGCCACTCATGAATATGGAATCAATGCAGGCGATAAAATTCTGCAATTTGCGTCAATTTGTTTTGATACATCTATTGAAGAAATCTTTCCTTGTCTTTTAGTCGGTGCAACATTAGTGCTACGTACCGAACCGATGTTGCACTCCAGCGATGAGTTTTGGCGGTATTGTCAACAATGGAAATTGACAGTTTTGGATCTCCCTACAGCTTATTGGCATCAATTGGTAGCAGAACTTACCCCAAAAGACTCCCGAATTCCTGAAAGTCTCAGGGTTGTGATTGTGGGGGGAGAAGAAGCTCAACTAGAAAAAGTCAAGCATTGGCACAGTAGTGTTGCTCATTTTTCCCAGCCACTCCAGTTATTTAATAGTTACGGGCCAACGGAAGCAACGGTTGTAACCACCCTAGATTGCTTAACCCCAGCAGCCACCTCTGTTAGTATTGGACGACCCATCAGCAATGCTCAGGTTTATGTCCTAGATCGATATCTGCAATCAGTGCCTATAGGAGTTCCTGGAGAACTGCACATTGGTGGAGCCGGATTAGCTAGAGGATATTGGCAACGCCCTGAACTTACGGCTGAGAAATTTATCCAAAGTCCAAAATTGAATCGTCTCTATAAAACTGGCGATCTAGCACGATTTCGCGCAGATGGCAACCTAGAATATCTCGGTCGAGTTGACGATCAGGTAAAGATTCGCGGCTTCCGCATTGAGTTGGGAGAAATCGAAACGGTGTTGCGTCAACATTCACAGGTATTTCAGGCTGTCGTTATTGCCCGTGAAGACATCCCTGGACAAAAGCGCCTTGTAGCTTATGTTGTTCCGCACGAACAGCAACCAAACGTTGATGAACTGCGCCATTTCCTCAAGCAAAAACTGCCGAATTATATGGTTCCCTCGGCTTTCGTGCTGCTAGAGGCGCTGCCGATGACACCCAACCGCAAGGTAGACTACCGCACCCTACCAGCCCCCAACCTTTCCCGGAGTGGAGAAGATAAATTTGTTGCTCCCCAAACACCTACAGAAGAGAGATTAGTGGCGATTTGGTCAGAAATCTTAAGACTAAAACAGGTCGGCATCCACGATAACTTCTTTGAATTGGGCGGAGACTCTATCCTCAGCATTCAGGTAATTTCAAGAGCCAATCAAGTGGGTATTCAAATTGCCCCGAAACAGCTATTTCAATACCAAACTATTGCGGAATTGGCTGCCGTGGCAGGTATAACTCGCCAAGTAATAGCCGAACAAGGGTTAGTAACTGGCTCTGTGGCGTTGACACCCATCCAACAGTGGTTTTTCGAGCAGAAATTGCCCGAATCTGATTACTTTAATCAGTCAGCTATGCTAGAAGTGCCGCCAGACTTGCAACCAGAGCTATTACAGAAAGTCGTGCAACAATTGTTACTGCATCACGATGCTTTGCGATCGCGGTTTGTGCAAGAAGGGGAAAACTGGCAGCAGTTTAACGTCGCCACCCAAGAATCTGTGCCATTTAGTGTTATCAATTTGTCGCATCTGTCGCCAGAAGAACAACAAACAGCGATGAAAGCTAAGGATGCGGAATTTCAGGCTAGTTTGAATTTATCTACCGGAGCGATCGCGCGAGTGGTGCTGTTTCGGTTAGGCAACGATCGATCTGGTCGGTTACTATTCATCATCCATCATTTAGTAGTAGATGGCATTTCGTGGCGAATTTTGCTCGAAGACTTGGCTACGGCTTACCAACAAATCAGCCGTGGCGAAGCTATTAAATTACCATCTAAGACAACTTCTTGGCAATATTGGAGCGATCGCCTCAGAGAATACGCAAAATCAAAGGCGATATCAGATGAGTTGAATTACTGGCTAAGTGAGTCTAGTTTGAAAGTTACCGCCTTACCAGTAGACTATCCTGCAAATAAAGAAAATAACACCATCGCCTCAACCGCTACTGTGTCACTTTCTTTAAACGAACAACAGACTCGTGCCCTCTTGCAGGATGTACCCTCTGCCTACAACACTCAAATTAATGATGTGCTGTTGACTGCCTTAGTGCAAAGCTTTGCCCAATGGACGGGAGAACGTTCTCTGCTTGTTGATTTAGAAGGACATGGACGGGAAGACTTATTTGAAGATGTGGATTTGTCGCGGACTGTGGGCTGGTTTACTACCTTATTCCCCGTTAGCTTACAGCTAGAAGAAACTGACCATCCCGGAGAGGTTTTAAAGTTAGTTAAAGAACAACTGCGACGCATCCCCAACCGAGGCATCGGCTATGGTGTGTTGCGATATTTGGATCGTGATGAAACAATCCGCACGAAACTACAGAGTTTACCCCAAGCACAAGTGAGTTTCAACTACCTTGGTCAGTTCGATCGGGTGCTGACGGCATCTGCTGTATTGGGTTTAACTCAAGAATTTAAAGCTGAACAGAGTTTACTTAATCAACGCAGCCATCTGTTAGGCGTAAGCGGACTAATTCGCGCCGGAAAATTGGAGATGACTTGGGCTTACAGCGAGAAAGTTCATAAACGAGACACCATCGAGCATTTAGCCTTTGGGTTTATAGAGGCATTGCGATCGCTCATTACCCACTGTCAATCCCCTGATGCGATCGGTCATACACCTTCAGACTTCTCAGCAGCTAGACTCAGCCAAAAACAGCTTGACAAATTCCTAACCAAAATCAATAAAAAAAAGTAG
- a CDS encoding isocitrate/isopropylmalate dehydrogenase family protein produces MGSLSNHNYRIVAIPGEGIGPEVVEASLKILQHVAQIERFTLQVDYGWLGATAFEQFGSYFPEATAQLCDGADGIVFGAVSQGGLLELRKHFDFFCNLRPIRSVESLLHKSSLRPEKVQGLDILIVRELVSGIYFGPSGRSSDERGTYGYHTMRYSDEEIRRIARKALQQAQNRRGLLTVAHKENALPHLPWTRLVQEEARQFPGVVIEPMLVDNLAMLMVLNPQQFDVILAGNLFGDILSDIGGALVGSIGLLGSASLNADGFGLYEAIHGTAPDIAGLGIANPLGTLGACILMLQQWGEVQAAQRIIKAQDRILAKGYRTADLSPQGEEILVNTETLVDLLIEELSIGQYSELGAIYA; encoded by the coding sequence ATGGGGTCTTTAAGTAATCACAACTATCGGATTGTCGCTATTCCTGGGGAAGGGATTGGGCCAGAGGTTGTGGAAGCTTCCTTAAAAATTCTCCAACATGTCGCTCAAATTGAAAGATTTACCTTGCAGGTAGACTATGGCTGGCTTGGTGCAACTGCCTTTGAGCAATTTGGTAGTTACTTCCCTGAAGCCACCGCCCAACTATGCGATGGAGCCGATGGAATTGTATTTGGTGCTGTTAGCCAAGGGGGATTACTAGAACTACGAAAGCACTTCGACTTTTTTTGCAATCTTCGCCCCATCCGTAGCGTTGAAAGTCTCCTGCATAAATCTAGTCTCCGACCAGAGAAAGTTCAAGGACTCGATATCCTGATCGTTCGAGAACTAGTCAGTGGCATTTATTTTGGCCCATCTGGACGATCTTCAGACGAGCGGGGAACTTACGGGTATCATACGATGCGCTATTCCGATGAAGAAATTCGTCGGATCGCTCGAAAAGCACTACAGCAAGCCCAAAACCGCCGAGGATTACTCACCGTAGCCCACAAAGAAAATGCCTTGCCCCATCTGCCCTGGACTCGGCTAGTGCAAGAGGAGGCCAGACAGTTTCCTGGTGTTGTTATTGAGCCAATGTTGGTAGATAACTTAGCCATGCTTATGGTTCTGAATCCGCAACAGTTTGATGTGATTTTGGCGGGAAATTTGTTTGGAGATATTCTCAGCGATATTGGCGGTGCATTAGTTGGTTCCATCGGCTTATTAGGATCGGCCAGTCTGAACGCTGACGGATTTGGTCTATATGAAGCCATTCACGGTACAGCCCCAGATATTGCAGGTTTAGGAATTGCTAATCCTTTGGGAACTCTTGGAGCCTGTATTTTAATGCTTCAGCAATGGGGTGAAGTGCAAGCTGCCCAACGGATTATTAAAGCACAAGACCGAATTTTAGCCAAAGGATATCGCACAGCCGATTTGTCTCCTCAAGGAGAAGAAATTTTAGTCAACACTGAAACCTTAGTTGACCTTTTAATAGAAGAACTTTCAATTGGGCAATATTCGGAATTAGGAGCTATCTATGCATGA
- a CDS encoding 2-isopropylmalate synthase: METLPIKIYDDTLRDGEQQAGLFFSYPNKQKLAHLIAKTGVNGIDTMPCVCEPEAELVKTLISEGLDSQILAATLMNKQFIDLAKDCGVKRIILFHAVSDRLLFLRDPQIRLVKEFKGKTIDDNIPAYVIDRIRQNAIDLIVENLHYATAIAGLRVDFAAEDASRADFDFLVQCIRSCSPYIENFILCDTVGILSPEKSYIWVSDLLQSTTGVAFGVHYHNDMGMALENTLQSLMAGATLVSGTFSGIGERAGNIPIEQVLNGLRVRFGIEVKGINYEAIAPVTDYIEQLGVRPAPPYSQTAQWHETGTHVNCLFSDPNSFAIFPHGNIDVVFGKWSGVSNFQYLFEKQMQNPLPRTQYEKMRSVIKSLAIEQERYFTANEVLELWENGVFK; encoded by the coding sequence ATGGAAACCCTTCCTATCAAGATTTATGATGACACTCTGCGAGATGGAGAACAACAAGCAGGTCTATTCTTCTCTTACCCAAACAAACAAAAACTCGCCCATTTAATTGCCAAAACGGGAGTTAATGGAATCGACACTATGCCCTGTGTCTGCGAACCAGAAGCTGAACTCGTTAAAACATTAATCTCGGAGGGGTTGGATAGTCAGATTTTGGCGGCTACTTTAATGAACAAGCAGTTTATCGATTTAGCCAAAGACTGTGGAGTTAAGCGGATTATTCTTTTCCATGCCGTTTCCGATCGACTACTGTTTTTAAGAGATCCTCAGATCCGTCTCGTGAAAGAGTTTAAAGGGAAAACCATTGATGACAATATCCCCGCTTATGTAATCGATCGAATTCGCCAAAATGCGATTGATTTAATTGTCGAAAACTTGCATTATGCGACTGCGATCGCTGGATTGAGAGTAGACTTCGCCGCAGAGGATGCTTCTAGAGCCGATTTTGACTTTTTAGTGCAATGTATCCGCTCATGCAGTCCTTATATTGAAAACTTCATTCTCTGTGATACGGTGGGGATTCTCAGTCCAGAAAAAAGCTATATCTGGGTTAGCGACCTGCTCCAATCCACCACAGGGGTAGCTTTTGGGGTACACTACCATAATGATATGGGCATGGCACTCGAAAATACCCTCCAGTCGCTCATGGCTGGAGCAACTTTAGTATCCGGTACCTTTAGCGGGATTGGGGAACGAGCCGGAAATATTCCCATCGAGCAGGTGCTGAATGGGTTACGAGTCCGCTTTGGAATTGAAGTTAAGGGCATTAACTATGAAGCGATCGCTCCTGTGACTGATTACATTGAGCAATTAGGAGTTCGCCCAGCCCCCCCATACTCTCAAACTGCTCAATGGCATGAAACGGGGACTCATGTCAATTGTTTATTTTCAGACCCCAACAGCTTTGCAATTTTTCCTCACGGCAACATAGACGTTGTATTTGGCAAATGGAGTGGAGTTAGTAATTTCCAATATCTGTTTGAAAAGCAAATGCAAAATCCTCTACCCAGAACGCAATACGAGAAAATGCGCTCAGTAATTAAATCCCTTGCTATTGAGCAAGAACGCTATTTTACAGCCAACGAAGTATTGGAGTTATGGGAAAATGGGGTCTTTAAGTAA
- a CDS encoding aconitase/3-isopropylmalate dehydratase large subunit family protein, whose product MSNANNILHLGDDINTDDIIPANRATTDDPEYLKQYALEHLIGEGELLKYDGIEAGENFGCGSSREVAPIALQAAGIKKIRARSFAEIFYRNSINIGLTLEIFGEKEQNPVVDAIAAAGGLMAFNQMRRQGQITIPRSLTSTRPMTLVEKLLAKASGNSFVKPGEVVFAQVDLALSHDAVAGPVAKVFYQQFGEGAKLWDSQRVVLVADHFIQVNDIRPDNKAHLMYEQMIKFAQDQGCHLFDIVSPGEAAGICHVLLPEKGFVRPGMVIAGTDSHTCTYGALGAFSTGVGTTDMANIYATGDMWIRVPQTLVFELSGTLPSKISAKDIILFILGQIGCAGATSKVMEFRGSILTQLPFDERLTLANMAVECGAICGLIVPDEVTREYVKNRSSQDFVEISGDADAEYERIYQFDLSNLEPQVARPPKPDRVVGISQLEDIPITKAFIGSCTGGKLYDLAQAAEVLNGRHLADGVNLFIVPATMEIREQAQELGYLDIFEQAGAQILKTGCGACINSGLGVLAKEETGIYATNRNFKGRSGDPTGKNYLASPRTVAISAINGKISDRLN is encoded by the coding sequence ATGAGTAACGCCAATAACATTTTGCATCTGGGAGATGATATTAATACTGATGATATTATTCCTGCCAATCGGGCCACAACAGATGACCCTGAATATTTAAAACAGTATGCTTTAGAACACCTGATTGGCGAAGGCGAACTACTAAAATATGATGGGATTGAAGCCGGAGAAAACTTTGGCTGTGGTTCCAGTCGAGAAGTTGCCCCCATTGCTCTCCAAGCTGCGGGAATTAAGAAAATTCGGGCGCGATCGTTCGCAGAGATTTTTTATCGGAATAGTATCAATATTGGACTTACCCTCGAAATATTTGGGGAAAAAGAGCAGAATCCAGTAGTTGATGCGATCGCAGCAGCCGGCGGGCTAATGGCTTTTAATCAGATGCGTCGTCAGGGTCAGATTACCATTCCTCGCAGCCTGACATCCACCCGACCCATGACTTTAGTAGAAAAACTCTTAGCGAAAGCCTCCGGTAATTCCTTCGTCAAACCGGGAGAGGTGGTTTTTGCCCAAGTCGATTTAGCTTTATCCCATGATGCTGTAGCCGGGCCTGTAGCCAAGGTATTTTATCAGCAGTTTGGAGAAGGGGCAAAGTTATGGGACTCCCAACGGGTAGTTTTGGTAGCAGATCACTTTATCCAAGTTAACGACATTCGTCCTGACAACAAAGCCCATCTGATGTACGAACAGATGATTAAGTTTGCTCAAGACCAAGGATGTCACTTATTTGATATAGTTTCTCCAGGCGAAGCAGCAGGCATTTGCCACGTTTTACTCCCAGAAAAAGGATTTGTCCGGCCGGGAATGGTGATTGCCGGGACAGATTCCCATACCTGCACCTACGGGGCATTAGGGGCCTTCTCTACGGGCGTAGGTACGACAGATATGGCGAATATTTATGCCACAGGAGATATGTGGATTCGCGTTCCCCAAACCCTAGTATTTGAGTTATCTGGAACCTTACCTTCTAAAATCAGTGCCAAGGATATTATCCTGTTCATCTTGGGACAAATCGGCTGTGCTGGCGCTACCAGTAAGGTAATGGAGTTTAGAGGCTCAATTCTCACCCAACTACCATTTGATGAACGGTTGACTCTCGCTAATATGGCAGTTGAGTGTGGGGCAATATGTGGCTTAATTGTTCCTGATGAGGTGACACGTGAATATGTAAAAAACCGTAGTTCCCAAGATTTTGTAGAAATTAGTGGGGATGCTGATGCTGAATACGAAAGGATTTATCAATTTGACCTTAGTAACTTAGAACCACAAGTTGCACGTCCCCCGAAACCCGATCGGGTAGTGGGCATTAGTCAGTTAGAGGATATTCCCATTACCAAAGCCTTTATTGGCTCTTGTACCGGCGGAAAACTCTATGATTTGGCTCAGGCTGCGGAAGTTTTGAACGGTCGCCATCTGGCGGACGGCGTAAACTTGTTTATCGTACCTGCAACTATGGAAATTCGAGAACAAGCCCAAGAGTTAGGCTATCTCGACATTTTTGAACAAGCAGGGGCGCAGATTCTCAAAACAGGTTGTGGGGCTTGTATTAATTCTGGATTGGGAGTTTTAGCAAAAGAAGAAACAGGCATTTATGCAACCAATCGCAATTTTAAAGGACGCAGTGGCGATCCTACGGGCAAAAATTATTTAGCCTCACCAAGAACAGTGGCTATATCTGCCATCAATGGAAAAATTAGCGATCGCTTGAATTAA